A region of the Phaeodactylum tricornutum CCAP 1055/1 chromosome 1, whole genome shotgun sequence genome:
acgtcctacaaacgttctagtcttcccgtttacatttcaaacaagtcatcgccatatgaaacagtcattggcgattcagctgcatcatacaaactcaatcacaattctcaaactagtcataaatcttattagttcatcgatttccatcattcgcgttcttgcgtttgtagagctcatcaataaGTCTCCTCCCTAGCAAAATTTCTATGGAGACTTTTCCTTCTGAAGCACATGATCTCCTTACTCTCAGTCACATTaatcaacaacagccataAACTGAGAGAAGGATGCAAGCCAACAGGAACTCACAGACTTCTCTCTTGAAGGAGGAGAACAAtccgaaagtgctttcctctCATATAAAAAAGTATGACAACCCAGTGTCAAGTGAATTTTACAGTACAATATTTTGGAAATGACTTGATTAAAGGTAGTAGAATATAATTCTCTTAACTGAGGAGGACATTATTTCGACCAATCAGAGCGTCGGAACGCACATAGAGTATCTGGATAGTCTTTTATCATTTGAAGGAGTATGGTTACCTGTGGAAAGAAATTGATTTGTGACCGGGGGTCGTAAATTGACAGAACGCTGAATAATTTCTTATTAAATGCAAGACCGGTCTTAGTCATTATATTGCTTTTTGTTTAATGTCTCTTTCAAATATGCCTCCAGGGTCTTTTCTTGAACGCGCAGAAGGCCGCCACAAAAAACCCTTCTTTACCACCAGCCGGAGCGACCGACGATGGTGGCCTTGTCGATAGCAACGACTCCTTTGGAGGATGCTATGCTCCATCATATAGACGTTGACGAAATATCAGATCGTGTTGCAATCATGAGAATCCAAGAAGATACCACCTACAGAGTCAAAGATTATCTTGCGGAAAGTACGGGGATACGTAAGCTCGCAAGTAAGCCTGTCGACGAAGACTGCCGTGTTAAGATGTGTGAGTGGTGCTATCAAGTCGTTGACTTTTGCAAATTCCGGAGAGAAACTGTTGGAATCGGGATGTCCTATCTCGATCGTTATCTTTGCACTCCAAAAGGAAAGGAGGCGTTATGCAACCGAAAGGAGTATCAGCTCGCTGCCATGACTGCTCTATACATAGCGATCAAAATACACGAGCCTctggaaatggaaacatCGCTGCTGGCTGATCTAAGTAGGGGATGTTATACCGAAATGGAATTTGTACATATGGAACAAACCATACTCCAAGCTTTAAAGTGGCGTGTCAACGGGCCTACGCTACTCGGCTTCGTGGCACATTTTGTTGCGCTCCTCCCAGAATCGGTTCATCCTGCCATTGCCGAAACGATTTTTGATTACGCAAGATATCAAACCGAGATAGCAATTGCTGAGCACGTACTTGTCAGTATCAAGCCATCAGAGGTCGCTCTTGCCGCCGTCCTCAACGCAATTGAAGGAATGGACGTTGCTTTGCTCCCGCTGAAGGTGCAAGGTAAATTTGTTCGGAATATAGAACGCTTTTCCGAGATTTTCATCGACGATGTTGAACACATTCAATCCCATCTAAGTCTTGCACTTGCAAGTCTACTTTCTGGTGACGTTTCCGAGATCATTGCCGCAGTCACCGACATTGAAAGTGAGGACGAATACGTCGATGACAAGTCAATCACTGCGTACAATCGACGGAATAGTCCCGTATCTGTTGTGCAGCGAAATCGACAGACAAGCGTTGTCTAGTATTTTGTAACTCTTGTAAATCTATTACTAGGTTTTCATTGTTTATTTCCTGTATAGAATCCACACCTTCACCTCTGTGAACCAAGTAGTCGCTATCAATACACATCTCAACTTGTCTCTTTCTATCTACAAAGTTCCTCGATGTGCGGCGGCTAGTGTCCCAATCAACCAGAAAGCTGTCGCGTATACACCAAGCTCGCCAATTATTTGAACCTCATTCATCGAGGACATTTTCCAAGAATGGCCTACGGAGAAAGCATTGGAAGACTTGCGATACTCATCTTGTTTTATTTTCATCGGTGTAAGTTCGATTTCATTTCTCAAACCGTCTTGACTTTCGTCAAACGATGATTTACGATCACTGTATCTCTTCGTCGCCTCCCATTCAAAACGCAGCAGTCCCCATAGAGCCCTTCGCACAATTTCGGCggaagcaataaaggggccCAGGATATTCTTCACATCGCCTGAGAAGCTTTCTTTCAGAACGCCGGAGGCATTTAGATAGCGCGGCGGGACAAAACTCAGAGTCCAGCAAAAACGCAAAACTAAGTTTGCCCCACAGATAATCCAATATACAGATGTTTTGGTGTACAGACGTGTACTACGAAGTTTCCAGCGCTCGTCCACACGAACCAATAGGCACCAGTCCATAAAGATGTCCCACCAAAGCTGATACAAAGTAGCGCCAACAAAACTTGTTAACCAGAGAACGCTCTTTTTTTGGTCGGGATTGAATACACCAAACATTGCAATTTGGGCGGCGAAACAGTATTTAAGAGCGTTGCCAAGGTGCGGCCAGCGCTGCTTGCTATCGTAGCTTTGTCGAAGGTTTTGAAGAAATCGCCACCAGAGGGGACTACCACCATGAGCAAAGGGGACGGTAAGTGAGGCTAGATACTGATTTCCCAACGTTAGCAACTAACACGTATTTGCTACCCGTGTATATGCATGTATGCGTACCTGACCATGCACATTGGCAGTACGACAGTGTGTAACAGCCATGATCGTTCCATTGCTGGAACGCTCGCATCCGCGGAATCGATAAAGTTGCCGTCTCGATATTCTCGTGACCACCATCCTCTTAGACCCGATAGGATATAAAATACGGTAAAAGCAATGTCTTGCATCGGTCGTACTGAAGAAGTAATGATATCACCGATAAAGCCGTCCCGAAAGTCTACTGGATGCCACGGGGCGGACATCGTCATGAAAACAACTGCCCAAAACGATCTTTTACGCCTCCAGGGGAAGATAGCCCGTAGCAAAAAGTAAAGAAAGAGCAACAGAGGGAAAACTGGAGCCGTGACACGTGAAAAGAGATCCCAGAGGCCACTGCTGTTCGTGTTGGATGCTACTTCTTCGACTGAATGCTTGGCGGTGGAGATCGAGCTTAACGTGAACAAGAACAGAACGACCAGAATAGTAAAGAGCATGTTTAAGGCAGCATTGGCAACAGAAGCCGCGGTGGGGATGTATAGTTTCTCGTCTAAGTCTTCTTGCCGATCGACTTCTCCATCACTGGCGTAATCGGCATCTAGAGCGTCGTCTTCCTGGAGaacttcgtcgtcattgacTTCGGTCATGGCGTACACA
Encoded here:
- the dsCYC9 gene encoding predicted protein (diatom-specific cyclin 9); this translates as MVALSIATTPLEDAMLHHIDVDEISDRVAIMRIQEDTTYRVKDYLAESTGIRKLASKPVDEDCRVKMCEWCYQVVDFCKFRRETVGIGMSYLDRYLCTPKGKEALCNRKEYQLAAMTALYIAIKIHEPLEMETSLLADLSRGCYTEMEFVHMEQTILQALKWRVNGPTLLGFVAHFVALLPESVHPAIAETIFDYARYQTEIAIAEHVLVSIKPSEVALAAVLNAIEGMDVALLPLKVQGKFVRNIERFSEIFIDDVEHIQSHLSLALASLLSGDVSEIIAAVTDIESEDEYVDDKSITAYNRRNSPVSVVQRNRQTSVV
- a CDS encoding predicted protein → MVESPSRSLFKKAGFVFTIALSLWAITDENISVGKALQQHEPSLRVFRSLLEVNLLFFCTAAALFVWSKTIGQSTIEALLFQPLKLSGAHPENADRHVYAMTEVNDDEVLQEDDALDADYASDGEVDRQEDLDEKLYIPTAASVANAALNMLFTILVVLFLFTLSSISTAKHSVEEVASNTNSSGLWDLFSRVTAPVFPLLLFLYFLLRAIFPWRRKRSFWAVVFMTMSAPWHPVDFRDGFIGDIITSSVRPMQDIAFTVFYILSGLRGWWSREYRDGNFIDSADASVPAMERSWLLHTVVLPMCMVSPLWWRFLQNLRQSYDSKQRWPHLGNALKYCFAAQIAMFGVFNPDQKKSVLWLTSFVGATLYQLWWDIFMDWCLLVRVDERWKLRSTRLYTKTSVYWIICGANLVLRFCWTLSFVPPRYLNASGVLKESFSGDVKNILGPFIASAEIVRRALWGLLRFEWEATKRYSDRKSSFDESQDGLRNEIELTPMKIKQDEYRKSSNAFSVGHSWKMSSMNEVQIIGELGVYATAFWLIGTLAAAHRGTL